The Alteromonas macleodii ATCC 27126 genome segment ACCATAACGGCATCTTTGGTTTCGACAACAATAACGTCTTCTAAGCCAATGACAGATACTAATCGCTGTTCTGCGTTCACGTAACTATTTTTAGTATTTTCTAAAATCGTATCGCCTACACAAACGTTGCCGTTGTCATCTTTATCGGCGGTTTCCCAAAGCGATGTCCAACTGCCTACATCGCTCCACCCTGCATCTAATGGCACCATTGCAGCGCTGTCAGTTTTTTCCATCACTGCATAGTCAATAGAGTCGTCAGGACACGTAGCAAAAATTTCAGAGTCAACTCGAATAAAGTCTAAATCAGGTGCTTCAGTTTCAATTGCGCGACGGCAAATCTCTAGCATCTCGGGGTGATACTTACCTAATTCTTCAATATAACGGCTGGCTTTAAACATAAACATGCCGCTATTCCAGAAAAAATCACCTGACTCAACGTACTGTTTTGCTGTTTCAAGTTCTGGCTTTTCGACAAACTCAGCTACCTCAAATCCAACATTCAGTACATTTCCAGCCTTGATGTAGCCATAGCCGGTGTGGGCCTGGTCTGGAACTATACCAAAAGTTACAAGCTTTCCTTCGTTTGCTAATACTTCTGCTTTAGTAATGGCACTATGAAATGCGCTTTGGTCTTTAATTAAATGATCCGCAGCGAGGACAAGAAGAACAGGGTCATTCTCATTTTTTGTGGCATGTAATGCCGCAAGCGCTATTGCTGGTGCAGTATTTCGCCCAACGGGCTCTAATAAAATACCATCATGTTCTATATTTTTTTTACGAAGCTGCTCAGCAACTAAAAATCGATGCGCATCGTTACATATAAATACAGGAGGCTCCGCATTGGTTCCTTTAAGTCGAGTTATTGTATCTTGAAGCATCGTGCTGTTGGATGTAAGCGACAAAAACTGTTTTGGAAGAGCGGCGCGAGACTTTGGCCAAAGGCGGCTACCAGTGCCGCCAGCCAATACAACAGGTTTCATATGATGATGTCCTTTTCTTGATTTGGTGTACTTCTAATATGCGTTTTTGTTAATGAATCCATTAAATACAGTCATGAATACAATTTTAATATCGAACCAAATAGACCAGCGGTGTATATAGTCTAAATCGTACTCTACACGCTGTACCATCTTGTTAGTGGTTTCCGTTTCACCGCGCAAACCATTTACTTGTGCCCAACCTGTAATACCAGGCTTAACTTTATGCCGCAGCATGTAACCTGTGATGATCTTACGATATTCCTCATTGTGAGCAACCGCGTGCGGGCGAGGGCCTACAATTGACATGCGACCCTGCAGAACATTGATAAACTGAGGTAGTTCATCTAACGATGTGCGCCTTAAGAAACCACCTATTTTGGTTAAACGCGCGTCGTTTTTCGTTGCTTGCTTAACAACTGCTCCGTTGTCTTGCGTAGTCATAGACCGGAATTTGTAAACCGTAATTTGTTTACCATCTAATCCGTAACGCTTTTGTTTGAAAATGACTGGCCCTTTAGATGTGAGCTTAACTGCGGCCGCAATTGCTAACATGGGAACGGATATCAACATTAAAATCAGACTGCTTAATACAACATCTTCAAACCGCTTCAATACGTCACTGGCGCCTTGGAAAGGGGTGTCATATACACTTAGTGCCTGTACATTACCCACGGTTTGCCAGCGAGCGTTAAGCAAGTTGTACATAAAGAAGTTCGGAATTACATAAACGTTAGCGGTGGTATCGCTGCACTGTTCAAGAATTGCACGAATGCGATTTTCTGCACTCATTGGCAATGCTATGTAGATGTAATCAACTTCGTTGCGCTTGGCCATTTCTATGGCTTCTTCAATGTTGCCGAGCACAGCGCCCTGCATCTCATGAGGGAGACGTTCTGCTTCACGGTCATCATAAATACCGTTAAAGCGAATACCTAAATGTTCGTTCTGTTGTATCTGAAGAGCAACATTCGCACCTAAATGAGTAGCGCCAATGATAATTGAACGGCGTGTGTTCAAGCCACTTTTGCGGATGCGGAAGAGGAACTTGCGCATAATAAAACGCCACAGAATCAAAACGACAAACGAAGATGCAAACCAAAGCAATATTGCAGGTGGGGGCGTTTTTATTTCTTGAACGAAAAAGTACCCCATTGACATGGTACCGAGAACGCTCAATGTCCATGTGATTGCAGCCGCTCTCAGCATTTCAGGCGTTCTGTGCCCACGCCACGACCGATATAACTCAACGCCTTCGGCAGAAATTTGAAAGCAAATAACGTTTACAAAAAGAAGAATTAAGCTGGTGGTATCTATCTGGGTACCGTAATACGCTGCTGCTGAATAATACAAAATCGTTACCAGCGAAAGATCGATGAGTCTGTAAATGGTTGAAAAACCACTTTGGTTCCTGACTACCAAACCACCATTAGTATTAGACTCAACGGGGTGAGCTTTAAGTGCTTTGTTAGATTCTACTCTATTGTCCATTTAAGTAATCTCTAAGTGAAAAAGTGAAGCCTGTAGCCAAAGCTAACGACAACAAAAACAAGCTAAGCCATGAATTAAGAAGAATAGCGAAGACAACTTATGGAAGTTAGGCAAATACTGTGCCCACTTTTAAGCGCGTAAGATGAATAATCACAACGTGCTGATTATATTCGCGTTGAAATTTTTCACGTCTAGCGCTTAAGTGCTCTAGCAACAGCGTATTATATGGATATTGTAATTTTATTACAAAAACAAAGTTCATTCCGTACTAATTTGGTGCAAAATGAGTAGAATACGGCGCTAGCGCTTTTCATGAACAATATAATTAAGATAGCATATACCGCGTTTGCAGCCTTGGACATATAGATGCAACAATACCTAGGTATAAGTTGCAGTACTTTGTTAACTGACTGTTGAGTCAAACAATATAGAGCAAATTGACTTTTGCTCTAATGTGTTCGCTAGTAATGTTCACAGCCTAGCAAAGCAAAAGCGGCACGCCTATTGCTCGACATTGATTATCCATGAACTATTAAGGCATTCACCTTGTTTAGTTTGTAAGAATTACACATATTCCGGCTGTTTCGCGGTTTATAGCGTTTACGTAAGGATGTATTTGAAAGCGCTATATCGAAATAATGCACCGTTTTAATACACCCAAGCCATCGTAGGAAGGAAATAACATGTTAAAAAGGACCAAAAGCATAATAGCTCTGTCGGTAATTTGCGCCACACCGACTCTATTTGCCCAAGAGGCTGGTCGAATTCAAGCTGGGCAATTTGATTTGATCCCTTCATTTACGTCTTCGATGGCGTATGTTGACAACGTGGCGAATGCACGAGATAACCAAAGTAAAATATACAGCTGGCGTACCACTTTATCCCCTGAACTTATTGCCGCTACACAAGTCAACGGCAACCCCGTTCAGATTGGTTATAGACTGGAGCGTGGTGTATATTTTTCCAGTAGCAATGATGATTATACTGACCATTTTGTAGAAGCTTCGGGCGACTTTGAATTGAATAGTCGTCATCGTGTGAGTGCGCTCGCTCAATATGAAGATGGTCATGAAGATCGCGGAACCGGCTTCTCAATTGGTTCTGGGTTGGATATTTCAACACCAGATACTTATAAAAGCTCGAACCTTTCTGCTGAATACACGTATGGTGCCGTGACTTCTGATGGTCTTATTACATTAAAAACACGTCGACAATCACTAGACTATGACAGATCTGAAGACGCCTATTTGATCCGCGATAGGGTAAAAACCATGGTTGGCGGTGAGTTTGGCTACCAAATTGGAGCTGCAACTAGTGCTGTTATTGATATTACGCAAACCTACGTTAGATATGATGAGCAGTTAGACTTTGTCACTCGCGACAGTGATGAGACACGCGTTTTAGTTGGTGTTGTTTGGGAAAGCACTGCTGCGACAACAGGTTTTGCAAAAGTAGGTTATAAAGAGAAAGAGTTTGAGGATCAATCACGAGGGACATTCTACGGCACAGATTGGGAGGTTGGAATAGATTGGCAACCAGTGAGCTATTCTACGTTTAGAATCTCGACAAGTGCAGATACCTTCGAAACGAATGGTGAAGGCGATTTCATCCGTGGACAAAACTATAGTGTTCGCTGGAATCATGATTGGCTTGAGCGTTTAAGTACCTCGTTTAGTGTCACTCAACAAGATGACGAATATGTATTTAACGAAATTGATATCGATAATAGAGACGACGAACTCATAAATTACTCAGCATCTTTAAGTTATCAAGCTCGCAGATGGTTAAAATTCAGCACTTATTATCAGTATACAGATCGCGATAGTAACCGAGAGACCATTGGCTATGATAAGAGCGAAATTGGGGTAACTGCTGAGGTAACACTGTGAAACGACAGGTAATTAGTTTAGCTTCGATACTATTCATAATTCTTTACTCGGCGTTCTCCTTCGCTCAGGAAGGAAACTTGAGCATGAGTCAGTATCAACTTGGATCTGGTGACAGAATAAAAATCAGTGTTTTTGGCCAAGATGATCTTTCGATGGAAGTACGTCTACCTGACGTCGGTACAATTAATTATCCATTCTTAGGGGAAATTAAATTGGTAGGCTTAACTGCCGATGAAGTCGAAAAGAAAATTTATGATGGTTTGCTAGGGGATTATTTGGTTAACCCTTCTGTCTCAGTAGCTATCGTTGAATACAGGCCCTTCTTTATTGATGGTGAAGTGAAAAGGCCGGGCGGCTATCCATATCAACCAGGCCTTTCTGTTAATAAAGCAGCTGCATTAGCCGGCGGTTACACAGAGCGAGCGGCCCGCGACAAAATTACCATAATTCGTGAAAAGGACGGCAGAACAAACGAATTCACCGTAACCGTGAGCGATATGATTCAGCCTGGTGATATTATCACCATCAATCAGCGTTTCTTCTAAATTACGTAGCGTGCAGGAAATAAAATGGCAGTAAATGGCAGGGAAGAGTTCAATGCTGGTGTGTTTGAAAATGAGACCATCGACATTGCTCATTATTTGGGAATTATTAAGCGTTACGCATTTCGAATTGTATCATTAGCAATTGCATTTACGATCTTAGTTGCATTGCTAGTTATGCGTATGACGCCCATGTTCACTTCTACTACAACTATTTTAGTAGAGGCAGAAAAGGCGAACGTTGTTTCAATAGAAGAAGTATATGGTCTTGACACAAAGCGCAAGGACTACATGCAAACGCAATTTGAAATACTGCAGTCCCGTCAAATTGCAGAACGCACGGTTGAAAGCTTATCGCTTTATAACAACGAAGAGTTTATGCCAGTTGATGAGGGCCCTAGTCTATTCGATGAACTAAAAGCTAGGGTAGTCGAAGCTTTACCGTTTCTTCCACAGGAAGAGCCTAAAGATTTAACTGAAGAGCAAATTTTAGCGGCAAAAAAGCGCAAAGCTACTTCACTCTTAATGAGCGCACTTACCGTTGAAATGGTCGATAATACGCAAGTAATGAGAATAACCATTACTACTGAATCACCTACACTTTCAGCAGAACTGGCTAACGCAGTCGCAGACGTCTACATTGAAAACTATCTGCAGGCTAAGCTTGATATGACTGCGAAAGCAACGTCTTTTCTTACAGATAGCTTAGAAGGCCTCAAGCAAAAGCTTACCGTGGCTGAACGTAATCTTGCTAAGTTTTACGAACAAAATCAAGTCGTTAACATAGATGGTGTAGTGGGCTTAGCGGCCGATGAACTAGAGCAGCTGAGCAAGCAGTTACTCGATGCGCAAACCGCACTTAAGCTCAATGCTGTTATTTATAGACAAACGCGCAACGATGTTTCGTTAGAAGACATAGCGCGTCTTCCTGAAGTACTGAATCACCCAACCATCAGAGATGTTCGACGTGACGAAGCAAAGGCGATGACGCGCGTGAGCGAGCTAAGTAAAGTTTATGGCCCTAAACACCCTAGAATGATTGCTGCGAATGCAGAGCTCTCTTCTATTCGGGAAACACTGAGCAGTCAGATTAGAGATTTGATAACGAGTATTACAACGCAATACGAAGTGTCGGAAGACCGCGTTGTACAGCTAGAGCAAGAAGTCGCGCAAGCGAAAGCTGAGTTCCGTTCACTGTCAGCGTTAGACAACCAGCGGCGAGCTCTGCAACGTGAAGTTGATATTAATCAGCAGCTTTACAACTCTTTCTTTACTCGTTTGAAGGAAACCGATGAGCTGGGCGGCTTTGAGTCAGCAAATGCGCGAGTACTCGACGCGGCGTTACCCAAATATACGCCTTCCGAGCCCAACAAAAAGCTGTTAATAGGTGCTGCTTTTGTCTTTAGTATGGGCTTTGGCGTTTTCTTGGCCATTGCAATGGAAACCCTTAACAGCGGTATTCGTTCGGTTGAAGATGTTGAGCGTAAACTTGGACAGCGTATGTTGGGTCTTATCCCATGGCTTCCACACAAGAAGAAGACTGACTTACCAATTCGTTCGTTCTTTGATGGTAAAAAGCATCAATTTGCAGAGTCGGTTCGTACCCTGCGAACTAGCCTATCATTATTGAATTTAGATAAAGAGCAGCAGGCCATAATGATTACATCGAGCGTGCCTAAAGAAGGTAAAACTACCGTTTCGATTAATTTAGCGTTTGCCTTGGGGCAGCTGGATAAGACCATACTGATTGATGCCGACTTACGTCGTCCTAGCGTTGGCAAGCAATTTGGCATTCCAAATTACCAGCCCGGTGTTGCGAACTTAATCTTAAAATCACATACTTTTGATGAATGCTTAGTGCAGGATGAAGAATCTAAGATAGATATATTATCCGCAGGAACTATCCCATCAAATCCACAAGAATTGCTAGCTGACAAAGGCTTCGGCGAACTTATCGCCCAGCTCAAGACCCAGTACAAATACGTTGTTGTTGATACTGCACCAACTCAAGCTGTTAGTGACTCTATGGTTATTGCAAACTCATGTGATTCTGTAATCTACGTAGTTCGTGCAGACAGTACCAGTGAGAAGTTAATAAATAATGGTTTGTCTCGATTCCTTCAAGTTGGTCATCGTCTTGATGGGGTAGTGCTAAATCAAGTAGACTTACGTAAATCTGGTGCAGCACAAAGGTATGCTGGATTCTACGACCAATACGGTTATACGAGTCATAAAGACAGCTAACAGTAATTATTGATAGATATACATAGTCATATATTGCCTGGCATCGACGACGGTGCCAGGTCTTTAGATATCGCCATAGAAATGGCACAGCAAGCTGTTGACTGTGGCGTAAGTCACATGGTTTGCACGCCTCATATCCATAAAGGCTACTTCGACAATTCTCCCAGCACAATAAAGCCTGTATTTGATGAGTTTGTGAAAGCTGTCAAAGCAGCGGCGATTCCCTTAACACTTTCTTATGCAGCTGAAGTGAGAGTGAATGAGCTTATTCCCGTTTGGTTGAAACAAGGGGAGCTACCATTCATCGGTGAACTAAGCGATAAAAAAATACTTCTGCTTGAAATGCCTCATAGCCATGTTCCCCAGGGGCTTGAGACCCTAGTTAAATGGCTATTAAGAAATAACGTTCAACCTCTTATAGCGCATCCAGAACGGAATCGGGAGTTGTTAGCAGAGCCAACTAAGTTTAGCTGGCTTCAACGACAAGGGTGTTTGTTTCAAGTTACCGCTGGCGCTTTGACGGGGCGATTTGGAGACAACGTAGCACAATTTGCATTAAGTTTAATGCAGCGAAAAGCATTTCATGTCGTTGCCTCTGATACCCATGATTTAGTACGACGGCCTAATGACATGAGAGATGCGTTTGACGTTGTCGCTGCCTTCGATAGGGTCTTCGCTCAAGACGTTTTCATTAACAAGCCTGGTGAAATAATAGGTAAAGCACTTAGGCAAGGTGTTTAATGAAGGCGTTTCATCTCGCTAGCTTTCACAACCAACAAATTTTTAGTATAGCGCTTAAATGGATCGTAGCGCTTATGGCGTTATGGAGTTTAGTGTGGAGTGTGCAGCTTTTTATTGCGGGTAATGCGTACTATAGCGTAAAGAATAACATCGATATGTGGCAGCAAAGGCCTGAGCGTGCGACTACAGAGAAGATAGAGCGAGCTCTAAATAAAATAGAAACAGCGCTTAGTTATTTCCCGAAAAACGCACTCTACTATCAAGTACAAGGGCAATTATATGAATGGAAAGCATATAGTGTGGGTGAAGCCGGCGTGTCGAGCGACACTCAAACAGCAGCTTTTGATTCGAAGAGAAATTTATACCAAGCCTTTACCGCCTACGAAAAGAGTCTAGAGCTAAGACCGAATTGGAGCGGCAGTTGGATAGGGCTAGCGTCAGTTAAGTGGAAACAGAGAGAATTAGATAGTGCATTCTATGATTATGTAACGCGTGCCGTTGATGTGGGAGCACAAGATGCCATAGTGCACAAATTTATCGTAGAATATGGCTTAGACATGTTTGCCGCACGCTCAGTGCATTATGTAAAAGTGAAAGATCTATTAAAGCGCCATTTAGATTTAGGAATTCAAAATCCACTTAGCAGAAATTTTGTTTTAGAAGCTATCCAAAAGCATAGCGCAGAGGAAGTAGTGTGTCGTTGGTTGAATACTTCGAGTTACCCTGTCAAAAAGCGTATACCTAATTGCGTGACATACGACTAAAAACGACCGAAATTAACTTTTTCCTTTCAACCAGTCCCAAAGCCCCAGTGAAAATCCTTCGAAAAGGTTTATTCCTAACCAACTTTTGAGGATATAAAGAAGTACCAAACCAAGTATTAACGATACGCAGAAAAAAAGCGCAACAGTTGCTGCCATAGCAATTCTGCCAATTCTACTTTCAGTTCTGGATAAATCTCGTTTATCTGTTCCAGCTAACACTACGAAATAATAGCGGCTGCGTAGGAGGCTAATGGTGCCCCGAACATCCACTTTATGATTACCCCAACGTCTTCCCGCAAGCGCAGTATTTAAATGAGATAATTGTTCATCAGAGAATGAGTCAGCTACTTTTTTCGGCATACGCTCAAGCATGTGTTGAACGTTGGGCTCTTCTCTAACGGGGCGTTTAATTTTTAAAACCACACTGCGTCCTTTTACGATAAAACGATCGAGAAAAAATTGAGTTAAGCAGTTTATCTATGTGATTGCCTTCCCATAGAAATATTTCTGCTTAGCGCTCCTAATGCTAGAAGAACAATAAATATAGCCGTATTTGCTGGTGCTTGTAGAGGGAAATCCACACTGCTGTGCAAAGCCATGCCGATAGTTGCCATAATACTTGCAAAAGCGGTGCCCCTGGGTAAAGGGTGGCGTCTATTTCGAACGGCGCTAAGTGCATTTTTAGTACACAGCAGCACTAGCAGAGCAAGAACAAAGGCACCTACGACACCAAACTCAATGCTAAATTGAAGATATTCGTTGTGTGCGTGATCGTAAAAGTGCTGGATACTTTCACTCTGAAATTGAGGGTAAACGGTGTAAAAAGTTCCACCTCCGGTACCTATTAGTCCGTATTTACCTAAGAGGGGGAGTGCGTCTGTTATTACTTCATCTCTACTTTCTTGTGCAAAGTTTGTTTGTTCTAAGCGCTGTTGCACTTGCTTGAGGCCAAAAAGACTACTGACTAACAAAATATCGATAATCAGCATGCTGATAAACAAAGTGATATAGCTTTTTTGACGGGGCTTAAAGTAAATCAAGCCGAGCGTGGCAGTAATTGTCATGGCTATAAAAAAAGCGCTATTACCCATTCGAGAACGGGACATGACTAACGCAATCACCATTATAATTATGCCTATTCTAAATAGTACTTTGTTACTTAGCCAAAACTTCACCAGCCTTCGCAGCCTTTCTCGTTTACTGGTGGTGTTGTCTTGATGCAAACTCGCTATCAAATACCCGATTGCGGCACTCAAACAGAGCATTAGAAAATTTGCGTAATGATTCTTGTAAATATAGCTGCCAGTCGCGATGTGCGAAACCGGCTGCTTGAACACCAGGCTGTACTTAATACCTGAAAGTACTTCTAGTGCGCCGTAGATAGCTTGAAATATGCCAGCTGCGCTAATGACTATAAGGGTGTAGCGTAAACGCTTAGCTGAATTGACAAGGGTTAATGCGATGAAAAATAGAAAGCAATAGGCAAGAGACTTGAAGAAAGTTACGTCGCTCTGGCCTACATCAAAACTCAAAGATAGCCACTTTGAAGTGACGTTCTCTTGGTTACCCCATTGCTCACTTAAGAGGTAGCTTACACGTTCAGGTCTTATTGCCTCGACCAGCGCAAAGGGTAGAGGAACAATATTGATAAGCTGCCAAGCAAGAAAAATAACCCAAAGAATAATGAATGTTCGATATTTTGTGTAGAGTTGATGAAGTAGAGAAGTGTTTAGCAGAACCAAGGTGCCGCCAATTGAAAACAGCGACATTTGCATCAGCGCCCACGCCCACGGGCGATTTGCGCCCAACGACAGAGGAAGCCAGAACAAAGTGAATAAAAGAAAACCGAAAAGAAACTTTTCGGTTTTCAGAACATTAACCATAAACAACTACAACAAAAATAGTTAAAGTTTAAGCAGTTACGTTTTGGTTAGTTGGCAGAAATTGTTGTATCACCACCACCTGCACCCGCTGCCCCAGTACCGACACCAAGCGGAGAAAACGTATTGCCCGTTCCACCTGCTGCAGTAGCTGTTAATGTGCTTGGATCTACACCAGCATTAATAACTGCTAGCAGTGCATCGTCTTCACTAATTACCTGCATTTGAAGAGCGATATTGTAGATCTCGCTTGCACTCTCAGGAAACATTAAAACAGTAATCGTTATGATTTGAGATGCTTGATCTGGAAATTGTGTAAATCCAGCGATGGCTAATTCGAACCCTGTGGCATTTTCGTTAAGTAAACTTACTACAGATTCAAATGAATCTTGGTTGTCAGATAAATACGCAGTGCCTGCAGCATCGAAGTAAAGACCTTCATTGATTACAGTCTGACTAACTTGATTTGCGGCGTCTTGTATATTCGCTCCGTTATCAAGTTCATTAACAAGTAACGTTCTTACTTGAGTGCCCGGTGCGCTATTTTCTTGCGCTGAAGAAACAGGCGTTAGCACAACCAGTGCAATCAAAAGTAGAGATAAAATAACGTTGCTACGCATAGCTTATCCTTTTAAATAAAACGTCGGGTCAGCGTCTTGCTAACACCATTAGTAATCATTGTATAACAAATAAGCGTGCTAGGTCTTCACTTTGTTATACGACTTTTCGGCTAAGTAACTTAATTTTGCCAAAGCGTAGGCTTTGCGAAATAAAAACCTTGCTGATAAGCAACGTCGAGTTGAGTTAATGCCACTGACTCTGCTTCATTCTCAACAAGCTCAGCAATTACGTTGATATTTAATCCTCGAGCTATGCTCAACAAGCTACTTACAAACAACTGATTATCTTTATCTGTGTGAATATCTTTCGTAAGCTTGCCGGAAATTTTTACAAAATGAGGCTGAATAGCCCTCAATCCTGCAAGTGATGCAAGATTTTCTCCAAAGTGCTCAATTGTTACGCGGCAGCCTAATGTCATTAGAGTCTTGCAAAAAGATATGGTGTCATCTTTATGGTGAATGAGTGCTGAGTCTTCGAATTCGAACACCAACTTAGTGCAAAGTGCCGTGTTTTGGTTCAATTGTGCAACTAGCCAGGTTCTGAAATGGGAATTAGCTAGAGATGCATTTGCAATATTAATGGCCACATCACATTTTGCCTGAGAAAGCTTTTTAAAAACGAGGGTTGCTACCAACTTATCGACCTCTGGAATAAGGTTCAATCGTTCTGAAGCGGGGATTAACTGCGACATTGGTATAACACTGCCGCTTTCTTTGTCTTTGAAGCGTGCGAAAGCCTCAAAATATGAGGGAGTGTTTTCAGCAATACTCATGACGGGTTGTATCAGCATGTCAGCGTACTGTTGCTCCAATATCACATTAAGCCTTTCTCTCCATGCAGTGTTACTGTGTATATGAGAGAGTTCTGAAGCAAATTGCCATCCATTAGCTTGTTTAGTTGCAGCCATAAGCGCGCTGTCAGCATTTTCCATAATTTCGGAAAAAGACTGCTTATCGCTAAATTGCGCCACGCCCATCCACACCGAGCGATTTCCGTCTTTGAGAGGATTGCAATGTACGAGAGTTTCACTTAAATCTTCGATTTTATTTGAACATTCTCTCTTTGATATGGCTTCAGTGACTAGTGCAAAGTCGGCGCCTGATAGCCTGAATAAGTGTGTAGTCTCAGCCGACTCTTTGGAGAACTGCTTAAGAATGTTGGCAACTGAAGTAACGTAATTGTCGCCCTCTTGGGCTCCGAGAGAAGTATTGATAGCGTTGAGGTGCGCTAGTCGTATTATAACTAAATAACCTTCATCTGAATGGGCTGTCGAACTTAATAAAGCGTTCATGTGACGAGTGAAGGCACTTCTGTTTTGAACGCCCGTAAGGCTGTCTTCGTACGCTTGCGCCTTGAAGTGTTCTGCTTTTTGGGAAAGTTCTTTAAACATCCCTTCTACAGATGAAGACAGCTTATTCACCGCTTGGGTAATAAATGTAAGCTCTTGGGTAAATGGCTTATAGTTTATTTGAGAAAACTTTTGGTTTTGAATGTCATTAATCTTGCGAACCACGATTCTAAGCGGTTTTGTAATAGCGGTAATTATGAAAAGCAACGCGATGTAGGCTACAACGAACGCGGCAAAAAACATAAAGGCACTTTGTTTGACACTTTCATAAAGCGTTTCATTTGCAAGCCCTGGGTTGCTTTGAACGGTTAGCTCCCCGGCCAGGGTCCAGCCGTCGTTTAATTCAGTTCGTTGAACGGGTGGTGTGACTTCTACTAAATTAGTGAACCACGCAGGCACTGAATCTTGAGTATTTGGGTTTTTACGCTCAATCAGTAAATTTCCTTCCATGTCAGAGACCGTAATATACTGATAGAAACCCCTGTCAAAAATGGCATTTACCATAGTCTCCGCAACGATTATTCCGTTGGGTTCGCCAATGTAAGGCGTGATGGAAAGGCCTAAAGACGTTGCTGTATCTTGAGCGTGAGTCGCTAGTTGCTCGTTAACATATTCTCGAGTTAGCTTTACATTTATAATGAAAGAGCCAGCAAATACTAAAACTAAAAAAATGGCTAAGCTCGTACTTAATTGGGTAGATAGTCTCATTATTTTTCTTTATCTCCGTACATTACGCGGTCTAGTCGCTCTACCATGTCGTCCCACATTTTCATTGGGCCA includes the following:
- a CDS encoding tyrosine-protein phosphatase; this encodes MIDIHSHILPGIDDGARSLDIAIEMAQQAVDCGVSHMVCTPHIHKGYFDNSPSTIKPVFDEFVKAVKAAAIPLTLSYAAEVRVNELIPVWLKQGELPFIGELSDKKILLLEMPHSHVPQGLETLVKWLLRNNVQPLIAHPERNRELLAEPTKFSWLQRQGCLFQVTAGALTGRFGDNVAQFALSLMQRKAFHVVASDTHDLVRRPNDMRDAFDVVAAFDRVFAQDVFINKPGEIIGKALRQGV
- a CDS encoding VpsP family polysaccharide biosynthesis protein produces the protein MKAFHLASFHNQQIFSIALKWIVALMALWSLVWSVQLFIAGNAYYSVKNNIDMWQQRPERATTEKIERALNKIETALSYFPKNALYYQVQGQLYEWKAYSVGEAGVSSDTQTAAFDSKRNLYQAFTAYEKSLELRPNWSGSWIGLASVKWKQRELDSAFYDYVTRAVDVGAQDAIVHKFIVEYGLDMFAARSVHYVKVKDLLKRHLDLGIQNPLSRNFVLEAIQKHSAEEVVCRWLNTSSYPVKKRIPNCVTYD
- a CDS encoding O-antigen ligase family protein, whose product is MVNVLKTEKFLFGFLLFTLFWLPLSLGANRPWAWALMQMSLFSIGGTLVLLNTSLLHQLYTKYRTFIILWVIFLAWQLINIVPLPFALVEAIRPERVSYLLSEQWGNQENVTSKWLSLSFDVGQSDVTFFKSLAYCFLFFIALTLVNSAKRLRYTLIVISAAGIFQAIYGALEVLSGIKYSLVFKQPVSHIATGSYIYKNHYANFLMLCLSAAIGYLIASLHQDNTTSKRERLRRLVKFWLSNKVLFRIGIIIMVIALVMSRSRMGNSAFFIAMTITATLGLIYFKPRQKSYITLFISMLIIDILLVSSLFGLKQVQQRLEQTNFAQESRDEVITDALPLLGKYGLIGTGGGTFYTVYPQFQSESIQHFYDHAHNEYLQFSIEFGVVGAFVLALLVLLCTKNALSAVRNRRHPLPRGTAFASIMATIGMALHSSVDFPLQAPANTAIFIVLLALGALSRNISMGRQSHR
- a CDS encoding EAL domain-containing protein — protein: MRLSTQLSTSLAIFLVLVFAGSFIINVKLTREYVNEQLATHAQDTATSLGLSITPYIGEPNGIIVAETMVNAIFDRGFYQYITVSDMEGNLLIERKNPNTQDSVPAWFTNLVEVTPPVQRTELNDGWTLAGELTVQSNPGLANETLYESVKQSAFMFFAAFVVAYIALLFIITAITKPLRIVVRKINDIQNQKFSQINYKPFTQELTFITQAVNKLSSSVEGMFKELSQKAEHFKAQAYEDSLTGVQNRSAFTRHMNALLSSTAHSDEGYLVIIRLAHLNAINTSLGAQEGDNYVTSVANILKQFSKESAETTHLFRLSGADFALVTEAISKRECSNKIEDLSETLVHCNPLKDGNRSVWMGVAQFSDKQSFSEIMENADSALMAATKQANGWQFASELSHIHSNTAWRERLNVILEQQYADMLIQPVMSIAENTPSYFEAFARFKDKESGSVIPMSQLIPASERLNLIPEVDKLVATLVFKKLSQAKCDVAINIANASLANSHFRTWLVAQLNQNTALCTKLVFEFEDSALIHHKDDTISFCKTLMTLGCRVTIEHFGENLASLAGLRAIQPHFVKISGKLTKDIHTDKDNQLFVSSLLSIARGLNINVIAELVENEAESVALTQLDVAYQQGFYFAKPTLWQN